The proteins below are encoded in one region of Phaseolus vulgaris cultivar G19833 chromosome 1, P. vulgaris v2.0, whole genome shotgun sequence:
- the LOC137813790 gene encoding presenilin-like protein At1g08700, with product MESSVLECLGVEIIGVMSPVSICMFLVVLLVYALSSPSSSAATITTAANLVYAENPADSTAQKLEGALLNAVVFVGLIALVTFLLVLLYYYNCTAFLRHYTRFSAFFVLASMGGSILLSLLQRFSIPIDAVTSLLLLFNFTVVGVLSVFAGGIPILLRQGYMVCLGIIVAAWFTKLPEWTTWTLLVALALYDLVAVLAPGGPLKLLVDLASTRNEELPALVYEARPTVATRTPAALGFLVAGVSDSEASRVELQVVSRGNVSNIDNDNDDDINVNHGRSDEGERSPLVGGMRFGEVVIDEEMSPLVEMGGVADGEEEERVMREIGGDRGIKLGLGDFVFYSVLVGRAAMYDLMTVYACYLAIISGLGCTLILLSVCRQALPALPISIALGVLFYFLTRLLMEPFIVGTATNLMMF from the coding sequence ATGGAATCGAGCGTTCTGGAATGTCTGGGCGTTGAAATCATCGGCGTCATGAGTCCGGTGTCGATCTGCATGTTCCTGGTGGTTCTCCTGGTCTACGCCCTCTCCTCGCCCTCCTCCTCCGCCGCCACTATCACAACCGCCGCCAACCTCGTCTACGCCGAGAACCCCGCAGACAGCACCGCGCAGAAGCTCGAGGGCGCGCTCCTCAACGCCGTCGTCTTCGTCGGCCTCATCGCGCTCGTCACTTTCCTCCTTGTCCTCCTCTACTACTACAACTGCACCGCCTTCCTCCGCCACTACACGCGCTTCTCCGCCTTCTTCGTTCTCGCCTCCATGGGCGGATCTATCCTCCTCTCACTCCTCCAGCGCTTCTCTATCCCCATCGACGCGGTAACCTCCTTGCTTCTGCTCTTCAATTTCACCGTCGTTGGAGTCCTCTCCGTCTTCGCCGGCGGGATCCCGATTCTGCTGCGCCAGGGGTACATGGTCTGCCTCGGGATCATCGTTGCCGCGTGGTTCACCAAATTGCCCGAGTGGACCACGTGGACGCTCCTCGTCGCGCTCGCGCTCTACGATTTGGTCGCCGTTCTCGCCCCCGGCGGCCCGCTCAAGCTCCTTGTCGATTTGGCGTCCACCCGGAACGAGGAGCTGCCGGCGTTGGTCTACGAGGCGCGTCCGACTGTCGCGACCCGAACCCCCGCCGCCCTAGGGTTTCTAGTCGCCGGGGTTTCGGATTCGGAAGCTTCTAGAGTGGAACTTCAGGTAGTTTCTAGAGGTAATGTAAGTAACATTGATAATGACAATGATGATGACATTAATGTGAATCATGGTAGGAGCGATGAAGGGGAAAGGTCCCCGTTGGTTGGTGGAATGAGATTTGGTGAGGTTGTTATTGATGAGGAGATGTCTCCCCTTGTTGAGATGGGTGGGGTGGCGGATGGTGAGGAAGAGGAGAGGGTGATGAGGGAGATTGGTGGAGATAGGGGGATTAAGCTTGGCCTTGGGGACTTCGTTTTCTACAGTGTTCTTGTGGGGAGAGCTGCCATGTATGATTTGATGACAGTTTATGCGTGTTACCTTGCCATTATTTCGGGACTGGGGTGCACACTGATTTTGTTGTCCGTGTGCCGGCAGGCTCTGCCGGCGCTTCCAATTTCGATCGCCTTGGGGGTTCTGTTCTATTTTTTGACGCGGCTGCTGATGGAGCCCTTCATTGTTGGGACTGCCACCAATTTGATGATGTTTTGA
- the LOC137813793 gene encoding GDSL esterase/lipase At3g26430-like isoform X2, with translation MKLNTESSLMTLCVVVSVALCFNIGNSVSASKQCHFPAIFNFGDSNSDTGGLSAAFGQSGPPHGESYFHHPAGRYCDGRLIVDFIAKKLGKPYLNAFLDSVGSNYSHGANFATAGSTIRPQNTTLHQTGGFSPFSLDVQFNQFSDFQRRSQFFRNKGGVYKTLLPKAEDFSQALYTFDIGQNDLTSGYFHNMSTDQVKAYVPDVLDQFKNVIKYVYNHGGRSFWVHNTGPVGCLPYIMDLHPVKPSLVDKAGCSTPYNEVAKFFNRELKEVVVKLRKELPLAAITYVDVYAVKYSLISHPKKHGFEEPLRACCGHGGKYNYNLHTGCGAKIKIRGKEILVGKPCKDPSVWVNWDGVHYTQAANKWVLEQIVDGAFSDPPIPLNMACHKHL, from the exons ATGAAATTGAACACTGAGAGCAGCTTGATGACCCTTTGTGTTGTGGTATCTGTGGCACTTTGTTTCAATATTGGAAACTCAGTATCAGCTTCAAAACAGTGCCACTTCCCTGCCATCTTCAACTTTGGTGACTCCAATTCTGACACTGGAGGCCTCTCTGCAGCCTTTGGACAATCTGGCCCTCCTCATGGAGAGTCCTACTTCCATCACCCTGCTGGCCGTTACTGTGATGGTCGTCTCATTGTTGATTTCATAG CTAAGAAGCTGGGCAAGCCTTATTTGAATGCATTTCTTGATTCTGTGGGGTCAAATTATAGCCATGGAGCCAACTTTGCAACTGCTGGATCCACCATTAGACCTCAGAACACAACCCTTCATCAAACTGGAGGGTTCAGCCCTTTCTCTTTGGACGTTCAATTCAATCAATTCAGTGATTTCCAACGCAGAAGCCAATTTTTTCGCAACAAAG GTGGAGTATATAAAACATTGTTACCAAAAGCAGAAGACTTTTCTCAAGCATTATACACGTTTGATATTGGTCAAAATGACTTGACATCCGGTTACTTCCACAACATGTCCACGGATCAAGTTAAAGCATATGTTCCAGATGTTTTGGATCAATTCAAGAACGTAATCAAG TATGTATATAATCATGGAGGAAGGTCATTTTGGGTTCACAATACGGGTCCGGTTGGTTGTTTGCCATACATAATGGATCTTCACCCAGTAAAACCATCATTAGTGGACAAAGCAGGATGTTCAACCCCTTACAATGAAGTGGCCAAGTTCTTCAATCGTGAATTGAAAGAGGTTgtggttaaactcagaaaagaGCTTCCCTTGGCTGCCATCACTTATGTTGATGTTTACGCTGTGAAGTACTCTCTCATTAGTCATCCAAAGAAGCATG GGTTTGAGGAACCACTGAGGGCATGTTGTGGACATGGTGGAAAGTACAACTACAATTTGCACACTGGATGTGGTGCTAAGATTAAGATTCGTGGGAAAGAGATTCTGGTGGGGAAGCCATGCAAGGATCCATCTGTTTGGGTAAATTGGGATGGTGTTCATTACACTCAGGCTGCAAACAAATGGGTGCTAGAACAGATTGTTGATGGTGCATTTTCTGATCCACCTATTCCTTTGAACATGGCTTGTCATAAGCATCTTTGA
- the LOC137813793 gene encoding GDSL esterase/lipase At3g26430-like isoform X1, translated as MKLKSESRFMSLWVVVSVALCLNIGKSVSGSKKCHFPAIFNFGDSNSDTGGLSAAFGQPGPPQGDSYFHHPAGRYCDGRLIVDFIAKKLGKPYLNAFLDSVGSNYSHGANFATAGSTIRPQNTTLHQTGGFSPFSLDVQFNQFSDFQRRSQFFRNKGGVYKTLLPKAEDFSQALYTFDIGQNDLTSGYFHNMSTDQVKAYVPDVLDQFKNVIKYVYNHGGRSFWVHNTGPVGCLPYIMDLHPVKPSLVDKAGCSTPYNEVAKFFNRELKEVVVKLRKELPLAAITYVDVYAVKYSLISHPKKHGFEEPLRACCGHGGKYNYNLHTGCGAKIKIRGKEILVGKPCKDPSVWVNWDGVHYTQAANKWVLEQIVDGAFSDPPIPLNMACHKHL; from the exons ATGAAATTGAAGAGTGAGAGCAGGTTTATGAGCCTTTGGGTTGTGGTATCTGTGGCACTTTGTTTGAATATTGGAAAGTCAGTATCAGGTTCAAAGAAGTGCCATTTCCCTGCCATCTTCAACTTTGGTGACTCCAATTCTGACACTGGAGGCCTCTCTGCAGCCTTTGGACAACCTGGCCCTCCCCAGGGAGACTCCTACTTCCATCACCCTGCTGGCCGTTACTGTGATGGCCGTCTCATTGTTGATTTCATAG CTAAGAAGCTGGGCAAGCCTTATTTGAATGCATTTCTTGATTCTGTGGGGTCAAATTATAGCCATGGAGCCAACTTTGCAACTGCTGGATCCACCATTAGACCTCAGAACACAACCCTTCATCAAACTGGAGGGTTCAGCCCTTTCTCTTTGGACGTTCAATTCAATCAATTCAGTGATTTCCAACGCAGAAGCCAATTTTTTCGCAACAAAG GTGGAGTATATAAAACATTGTTACCAAAAGCAGAAGACTTTTCTCAAGCATTATACACGTTTGATATTGGTCAAAATGACTTGACATCCGGTTACTTCCACAACATGTCCACGGATCAAGTTAAAGCATATGTTCCAGATGTTTTGGATCAATTCAAGAACGTAATCAAG TATGTATATAATCATGGAGGAAGGTCATTTTGGGTTCACAATACGGGTCCGGTTGGTTGTTTGCCATACATAATGGATCTTCACCCAGTAAAACCATCATTAGTGGACAAAGCAGGATGTTCAACCCCTTACAATGAAGTGGCCAAGTTCTTCAATCGTGAATTGAAAGAGGTTgtggttaaactcagaaaagaGCTTCCCTTGGCTGCCATCACTTATGTTGATGTTTACGCTGTGAAGTACTCTCTCATTAGTCATCCAAAGAAGCATG GGTTTGAGGAACCACTGAGGGCATGTTGTGGACATGGTGGAAAGTACAACTACAATTTGCACACTGGATGTGGTGCTAAGATTAAGATTCGTGGGAAAGAGATTCTGGTGGGGAAGCCATGCAAGGATCCATCTGTTTGGGTAAATTGGGATGGTGTTCATTACACTCAGGCTGCAAACAAATGGGTGCTAGAACAGATTGTTGATGGTGCATTTTCTGATCCACCTATTCCTTTGAACATGGCTTGTCATAAGCATCTTTGA